In Prunus dulcis chromosome 1, ALMONDv2, whole genome shotgun sequence, the following are encoded in one genomic region:
- the LOC117636466 gene encoding defensin Ec-AMP-D2-like, translating to MERSMRLFSTAFVFFLLLAAAGMMGPMVAEARTCESQSNRFKGTCVSTSNCASVCQTEGFPGGHCRGFRRRCFCTKHC from the exons ATGGAGCGCTCCATGCGTTTATTTTCAACTGCCTTCGTCTTCTTTCTGCTTCTGGCAGCTGCTG GGATGATGGGGCCAATGGTTGCTGAGGCTAGGACCTGTGAGTCTCAGAGTAATCGGTTCAAGGGAACTTGCGTGAGTACAAGCAACTGTGCATCTGTTTGCCAAACTGAGGGCTTCCCTGGTGGCCATTGTCGTGGCTTTCGCCGCAGATGCTTTTGCACTAAACATTGTTAA
- the LOC117636457 gene encoding defensin-like protein 1, protein MDRSIRLVSAAFVLVLLLVATEMGPMAVEGRDAKKVEPEKRTCDSQSQKFKGMCFLTSSCVQSCKSEGFTGGQCRGFRRRCFCSKNC, encoded by the exons ATGGATCGCTCCATCCGCCTTGTCTCAGCTGCCTTCGTTCTTGTCCTGCTTTTGGTGGCTACCG AGATGGGACCGATGGCTGTGGAGGGAAGGGACGCTAAGAAGGTTGAGCCAGAGAAGAGGACATGTGATTCTCAGAGCCAAAAATTCAAGGGGATGTGCTTTTTGACAAGTAGCTGTGTGCAATCTTGCAAATCAGAGGGCTTCACCGGAGGCCAATGCCGCGGTTTCCGCCGCAGATGCTTCTGCTCCAAAAATTGTTGA